A region from the Methylocystis iwaonis genome encodes:
- a CDS encoding transporter substrate-binding domain-containing protein, whose product MRNKFDSNFSHPAVALSLRLVAALAFALASGAAVADPAPAAPSLVDPHRALQKPDLSHIKQIRFLTEDDYPPFNFLLADGQLAGFNVDLARAICAELELPCTIQRRSWNLLVPSLDDNSGDAVIASLSINDETRKQVEFTGPYFLTPGRFATLADTTLAAASPEAIDDRKVAVVAGSRYEAFLETFYPRAERVTFETTALARNALKNGRVAAYFGDAIGMSFWLNGAEAGGCCTFKDGPFTDPRYFGEGVGVAVKKGNAPLRRALDYALARLDRRGVLGELFLKYFPIGPF is encoded by the coding sequence GTGCGCAACAAATTTGATTCGAATTTTTCCCATCCTGCAGTGGCGCTCTCGCTTCGCCTCGTCGCAGCGCTCGCCTTTGCTCTCGCGAGCGGCGCCGCCGTCGCCGATCCGGCGCCCGCGGCGCCGTCGCTCGTCGATCCGCATCGCGCGCTGCAGAAGCCCGATCTCTCGCACATAAAACAGATCCGCTTCCTGACCGAAGACGACTATCCGCCTTTCAATTTTCTCCTCGCGGATGGACAGCTCGCCGGCTTCAACGTCGATCTCGCCCGCGCGATCTGCGCCGAGCTGGAGCTGCCCTGCACGATCCAGAGACGAAGCTGGAATCTTCTTGTTCCGTCGCTGGACGACAATAGCGGCGACGCCGTCATCGCCTCTCTCTCGATCAACGACGAGACCCGCAAGCAGGTCGAGTTCACGGGCCCTTATTTCCTGACCCCCGGCCGTTTCGCGACGCTCGCGGATACGACGCTCGCCGCTGCTTCCCCAGAGGCGATAGACGACCGCAAGGTCGCCGTCGTCGCCGGCTCCCGCTACGAAGCCTTTCTCGAGACGTTCTATCCGCGCGCCGAACGCGTGACCTTCGAGACGACCGCTCTCGCGCGCAACGCGCTCAAGAATGGCAGGGTGGCGGCCTATTTCGGCGACGCGATCGGCATGTCCTTCTGGCTCAACGGCGCGGAGGCGGGCGGATGCTGCACCTTCAAGGACGGCCCCTTCACCGATCCGCGCTATTTCGGCGAGGGCGTCGGCGTCGCCGTCAAAAAGGGCAACGCGCCTCTGCGCCGGGCGCTCGATTACGCGCTGGCGCGGCTCGATCGACGGGGCGTTTTGGGCGAACTCTTTTTGAAGTATTTTCCGATAGGGCCGTTCTGA
- a CDS encoding helix-turn-helix transcriptional regulator — protein MDFESTVTRIYEAAADPDLWPLILHDLGELVDAAGGIILTRRADAWTGWRCSDLMNSRTTDAWMAPGGGAARTQATARLIAFDRAGFVADNEGFSEQEWLEDSVMSEWCGPLGLHHCAATVIPVPTGDLVLVQLNRRAGKPPFDRADIARLDAFRPHLARAGLLAARWRLERLRAAAQALAIIGLPAAVLDAGGRVLAANELIEAMRPHIAWLPKDRIALIDPAADGMLRRAFAGVTYPAAASARSFPSKGATGDPAVVHLIPISGAARELFGGGLSLLTVTAVATPAAPDAALIQGLFDLTPAEARVARAVTQRKTVEDIASEFDVSKETVRTQIKSLLAKTGCARQLDLAMLLAQTTQGQPRQTRLSESSRADLNVGR, from the coding sequence ATGGATTTCGAATCGACCGTCACGCGCATCTATGAAGCGGCCGCCGACCCGGATTTATGGCCGCTCATCCTGCACGACCTCGGCGAATTGGTCGATGCGGCGGGCGGCATCATCCTCACCCGCCGCGCCGACGCCTGGACGGGCTGGCGCTGCTCCGACCTTATGAATTCGCGGACCACCGACGCCTGGATGGCTCCGGGAGGCGGGGCGGCGCGGACCCAGGCGACCGCCCGGCTCATCGCCTTCGACCGGGCGGGATTCGTTGCGGATAATGAAGGGTTCAGCGAGCAGGAATGGCTCGAGGACTCCGTCATGAGCGAATGGTGCGGCCCCCTGGGCCTGCACCATTGCGCGGCGACGGTGATTCCCGTGCCCACGGGCGATCTGGTTTTGGTCCAGCTCAACCGCCGCGCTGGCAAGCCCCCCTTCGATCGCGCCGACATCGCCCGCCTCGACGCCTTTCGCCCGCATCTCGCGCGCGCCGGATTGCTTGCGGCGCGCTGGCGGCTGGAGCGGCTGCGCGCCGCGGCGCAAGCGCTGGCCATCATCGGCCTACCTGCGGCGGTTCTCGACGCGGGCGGCAGGGTTCTCGCGGCCAATGAGCTGATCGAGGCGATGCGCCCCCATATCGCCTGGCTGCCCAAGGATCGTATCGCTTTGATCGACCCCGCGGCCGACGGAATGTTGCGTCGCGCCTTCGCCGGGGTGACTTACCCAGCCGCCGCCTCGGCGCGGTCTTTCCCATCAAAGGGCGCCACGGGCGATCCGGCGGTCGTTCATCTTATCCCCATCAGCGGCGCTGCCCGCGAGCTTTTCGGCGGCGGGCTCAGCCTGTTGACGGTTACGGCGGTGGCGACGCCCGCTGCCCCCGACGCCGCGCTCATTCAGGGTCTCTTCGACCTCACGCCCGCCGAAGCGCGCGTCGCGCGCGCCGTCACGCAGCGAAAGACCGTCGAGGATATCGCCTCGGAGTTCGACGTCTCCAAAGAGACGGTGCGGACGCAGATCAAATCCCTTCTCGCCAAAACCGGATGCGCCCGCCAGCTCGATCTGGCGATGCTGCTGGCGCAGACTACTCAGGGACAGCCGCGCCAGACGCGGCTTTCGGAGAGTTCGCGGGCAGATTTGAACGTCGGGCGATGA
- a CDS encoding CHAT domain-containing protein, whose amino-acid sequence MTAADDPERALLLETLGKIEFEAGDLEAAQKAMTEAVEIAESFADPERWADRIGAPKREMQARRSMEGVSRSLGLLAHIALARGDREKYARTLDLAYEAAIKSRQPVLIRSIWRQRYEYALRWDASGAVLDAMNAELDRGGAPELADDEAYKIDMQLLRGQALIEREGYARADRRLKAALLAAKSPRERWTTRMTYGRFCEDRPGRRQEAIELFDEALAIGNETGIAGFIDGARRDLIRLLIAGGEAAERRRAISELDVVLRACRDARDGEGFARALLQRAMARFLDRDYAAALTDIDGALDAAANAQTRGAALTARSAALQRLGRDEGALADAIEAVSLFPERRRDPLGDGPGAGRDELQHIEAAYAAAARICARLGRAAEGFEWAERGRGRLLRAHGQLISPAGPASSRDILPLLIDALARHPDGPAALALFSVGPIDTVVFIVAPGRPVREVSADFGEAQLQKLLPTADDGPQQWNAGLADALPGISEALQRPLAELLETAETCKTLYIVPDSHLHSIPFAALTGKGGVSLVERCATVIAPSVASLLECLGRRPQEAKSCLTLGAGGVGEISFAAQAKAVADLLVGKPEWGKQSLYLSEPEATPERFLAEAARFRVIHLACHGNVLAGVMDTLSASALQLTGGHLTARALIKAEGPWLQADLVFLNACRSGGFRARLASEVGGFRQAFLEAGAPSLVATLFYVDPDHAQKLAEEFYRHWLDGQTKAEALRRAQCSLRESGLPVGDWAAHTLIGRAF is encoded by the coding sequence TTGACCGCCGCCGACGACCCGGAACGCGCTCTTCTCCTCGAAACTCTCGGCAAGATCGAGTTCGAGGCGGGCGACCTCGAAGCGGCGCAAAAGGCGATGACCGAGGCGGTCGAGATCGCCGAATCTTTTGCCGATCCCGAGCGCTGGGCCGACCGGATCGGCGCGCCGAAGAGGGAGATGCAGGCTCGACGCTCGATGGAGGGCGTATCGCGAAGCCTCGGTCTCCTTGCGCACATCGCCCTCGCGCGCGGCGACCGCGAGAAATATGCGCGAACGCTCGATCTCGCCTACGAAGCCGCAATCAAGAGCCGCCAACCCGTGCTCATTCGCAGCATCTGGCGCCAGCGCTATGAATATGCGTTGCGCTGGGACGCGTCGGGCGCGGTGCTCGACGCGATGAACGCCGAACTCGATCGCGGCGGAGCGCCAGAGCTCGCCGACGACGAGGCCTATAAGATCGACATGCAGCTCTTGCGTGGGCAGGCGCTCATCGAGCGGGAAGGCTATGCGCGCGCCGATCGCCGGCTGAAGGCTGCGCTCTTGGCCGCCAAGAGCCCGCGCGAGCGTTGGACGACGCGCATGACCTATGGCCGGTTTTGCGAGGATCGCCCTGGCCGTCGCCAGGAGGCGATCGAGCTGTTCGATGAGGCGCTGGCGATCGGCAATGAGACCGGCATCGCCGGGTTTATCGACGGCGCGCGGCGCGATTTGATCCGCCTGTTGATCGCGGGCGGCGAAGCGGCGGAGCGAAGGCGCGCAATCTCCGAGCTCGACGTCGTGTTGCGCGCCTGCCGTGACGCGCGGGACGGCGAGGGTTTCGCCCGGGCGTTGTTGCAGCGCGCGATGGCCCGCTTTCTCGATCGTGATTACGCCGCCGCGCTGACGGACATCGACGGCGCGCTGGACGCCGCCGCCAACGCCCAGACCCGCGGCGCGGCGTTGACCGCCCGCAGCGCTGCGCTGCAGCGCCTCGGGCGTGATGAGGGGGCGCTCGCCGACGCCATCGAAGCCGTGAGCCTGTTTCCAGAGCGACGGCGTGATCCGCTCGGCGACGGTCCGGGCGCGGGCCGGGACGAATTGCAGCATATCGAGGCCGCCTACGCGGCGGCCGCGCGCATCTGCGCCCGGCTGGGACGCGCCGCCGAGGGGTTCGAGTGGGCCGAACGCGGCCGCGGTCGGCTGCTGCGCGCGCACGGTCAACTGATCTCGCCCGCTGGCCCAGCATCCTCGCGCGACATCCTGCCGCTTCTCATCGACGCTCTTGCACGACACCCAGATGGACCCGCAGCGCTGGCCCTGTTCTCTGTCGGCCCGATCGACACGGTCGTCTTCATCGTCGCCCCGGGCCGCCCCGTGCGCGAAGTCTCCGCCGATTTCGGCGAGGCTCAATTGCAGAAGTTGCTGCCGACCGCCGATGATGGGCCGCAGCAATGGAACGCGGGTCTCGCCGATGCGCTGCCTGGCATTTCGGAAGCGCTGCAACGGCCTCTGGCGGAGCTTCTTGAAACGGCCGAGACCTGCAAGACCCTCTATATCGTCCCCGACTCGCACCTCCATTCGATCCCCTTCGCGGCCTTGACCGGAAAGGGCGGCGTTTCGCTGGTTGAGCGTTGCGCGACCGTTATCGCGCCGTCGGTGGCGAGCTTACTCGAATGCCTCGGGCGGCGCCCGCAGGAGGCGAAATCCTGCCTGACGCTCGGCGCCGGCGGCGTCGGAGAGATCAGCTTCGCCGCCCAGGCAAAGGCGGTCGCCGACCTTTTGGTCGGCAAGCCCGAATGGGGGAAGCAAAGCCTCTATTTGTCGGAGCCGGAGGCCACTCCCGAACGATTTCTCGCAGAAGCCGCGCGCTTTCGAGTGATCCATTTGGCCTGCCACGGCAACGTGCTCGCCGGCGTCATGGACACGCTCAGCGCCTCGGCCTTGCAGTTAACGGGCGGCCATCTAACCGCCCGCGCCCTGATCAAGGCGGAGGGGCCGTGGCTCCAAGCTGACCTCGTGTTTCTCAACGCGTGTCGCTCGGGCGGCTTCCGGGCCCGGCTCGCTAGCGAAGTTGGGGGATTCCGCCAAGCCTTTCTCGAAGCCGGCGCGCCGTCTCTCGTCGCGACGCTGTTCTATGTCGATCCGGATCACGCGCAGAAATTGGCCGAGGAGTTCTACCGCCATTGGCTCGACGGCCAGACGAAGGCGGAAGCGCTGCGCCGCGCGCAATGCTCGCTGCGCGAGAGCGGCCTTCCCGTTGGAGACTGGGCCGCGCACACGTTGATTGGTCGCGCCTTTTGA
- the parC gene encoding DNA topoisomerase IV subunit A → MAQKGGAGKGKDGGGESVVTPVDLREALEERYLRYALSTITDRALPDARDGLKPVHRRILYGMHVLRLDPGAPFKKCAKIVGDVMGSYHPHGDQAIYDALVRLAQDFSSRYPLVDGQGNFGNIDGDSAAAYRYTEARMTAVARSLLEGIDEDAIDFKPNYSGEEKEPVVLPSALPNMLANGAQGIAVGMATSIPPHNLAELCDAALYLISHRAATSEQLLTFVQGPDFPTGGIIVDKREEIIEAYRTGRGSFRVRARWVKEELPRGGWVTVVTEIPYGVQKSRLIEKLAELISERKLPLVADVRDESAEDVRIVFEPRARNVDPALMMETLFKLSELETRFSMNMNVLVDGVTPRVVSLDEALRQWLDHRRTVLQRRSRHRLAAILRRIEQLEGMIVVFLNLDEVIRIIREEDDAKGELKRVFKLTDLQVDYILDTRLRSLRKLEEMELRRELDDLTKERAELESLLEDEGKQWKTIAGQVRDLKKLYGPQTPVGKRRTTFEDAPAAVDFDLAEAMIEREPITVVVSKKGWIRALKGHVQDLSTLQFKGDDALDTSFFAQTTTKILVLATNGKAFTLDASKLPGGRGHGEPIRLYADIDEGADIARVLPHTAGASLLLIADDGRGFIVAQDDLLSSTKKGRAVLSVEPPAKLKVATEAAGDHAAIIGENRKLLVFPLEEAPRMARGKGVRMQRYKDGGVADAKVFSLADGLSWTDAAGRVFNVAAVELTEWMGHRAEAGRLPPRGFPKNNRFG, encoded by the coding sequence ATGGCGCAGAAAGGCGGCGCGGGAAAGGGCAAGGACGGCGGCGGCGAAAGCGTGGTGACGCCCGTCGATCTGCGCGAGGCGCTGGAAGAACGCTACCTGCGTTACGCCCTCTCGACGATCACCGACCGCGCCTTGCCCGACGCGCGCGACGGCTTGAAGCCCGTGCATCGTCGCATTCTTTACGGCATGCATGTGCTGCGGCTCGATCCCGGCGCGCCGTTCAAGAAATGCGCGAAGATCGTCGGCGATGTGATGGGCTCCTATCATCCGCATGGCGATCAGGCGATCTATGACGCGCTGGTGCGCCTCGCGCAGGATTTCTCCTCTCGTTATCCGCTCGTCGACGGACAGGGGAACTTCGGCAATATCGACGGCGATTCGGCCGCCGCCTATCGCTACACCGAAGCGCGCATGACCGCCGTCGCACGCTCTCTGCTCGAGGGCATCGACGAGGACGCGATCGACTTCAAGCCGAATTATTCGGGTGAGGAGAAGGAGCCGGTCGTGCTCCCCTCCGCTTTGCCCAATATGCTCGCCAATGGCGCGCAGGGCATTGCGGTGGGCATGGCGACGTCCATTCCGCCGCATAATCTCGCCGAGCTGTGCGACGCCGCGCTCTATCTCATCTCGCATCGCGCCGCGACGAGCGAGCAATTGCTCACCTTCGTGCAGGGGCCGGATTTCCCCACGGGCGGCATCATCGTCGACAAGCGTGAGGAGATTATCGAAGCCTATCGCACCGGACGCGGCTCCTTCCGCGTGCGCGCGCGCTGGGTGAAGGAAGAGCTGCCGCGTGGCGGCTGGGTGACGGTCGTCACCGAGATACCATATGGCGTGCAGAAGTCGCGGCTGATCGAGAAGCTCGCCGAGCTGATTTCGGAGCGCAAGCTGCCACTCGTCGCCGACGTGCGCGACGAATCGGCGGAGGATGTGCGCATCGTCTTCGAGCCGCGCGCGCGCAATGTCGATCCGGCGCTGATGATGGAGACGCTCTTCAAGCTCTCGGAGCTGGAGACGCGCTTCAGCATGAATATGAATGTGCTGGTGGACGGCGTGACGCCGCGCGTCGTCTCGCTCGACGAAGCGCTGCGGCAGTGGCTCGATCATCGCCGCACGGTGCTGCAACGCCGCTCGCGTCATCGCCTCGCGGCGATCCTGCGCCGCATCGAGCAATTGGAAGGCATGATTGTCGTCTTCCTCAATCTCGATGAGGTGATCCGCATCATCCGCGAGGAGGACGACGCCAAGGGCGAGCTGAAGAGAGTCTTCAAGCTCACCGATCTGCAGGTCGATTATATTCTCGACACGCGGTTGCGCTCCTTGCGCAAGCTCGAAGAGATGGAGCTGCGCCGCGAGCTCGATGATCTCACCAAGGAACGCGCCGAGCTCGAAAGCCTGCTCGAGGACGAAGGCAAGCAGTGGAAGACCATTGCCGGACAGGTGCGCGACCTCAAAAAGCTCTATGGCCCACAGACGCCGGTCGGCAAACGCCGCACCACTTTCGAGGACGCGCCGGCGGCGGTCGATTTCGACCTCGCGGAGGCGATGATCGAGCGCGAGCCGATCACGGTCGTCGTGTCGAAGAAAGGCTGGATCCGCGCGCTCAAAGGTCATGTACAGGATTTGTCGACGCTGCAATTCAAAGGCGACGACGCGCTGGACACGAGCTTCTTCGCGCAGACGACAACGAAGATTCTCGTGCTTGCGACAAACGGCAAGGCCTTCACGCTCGACGCCTCGAAACTGCCGGGCGGACGCGGCCATGGCGAGCCGATCCGTCTTTACGCCGACATCGACGAAGGCGCGGATATTGCGCGCGTGCTGCCGCATACGGCGGGGGCGTCGTTACTGCTGATCGCGGATGACGGGCGCGGCTTCATCGTGGCGCAGGACGATCTGTTGTCATCCACCAAAAAGGGCCGCGCGGTGCTTTCCGTCGAGCCGCCCGCGAAACTGAAAGTGGCGACGGAAGCCGCAGGCGATCACGCCGCGATCATCGGCGAGAACAGGAAGCTCCTCGTCTTCCCGCTGGAAGAGGCGCCGCGCATGGCGCGCGGCAAGGGCGTGCGTATGCAGCGCTACAAGGACGGCGGCGTGGCGGATGCGAAAGTATTCTCGCTCGCCGACGGGTTGAGCTGGACGGATGCGGCTGGCCGCGTGTTCAACGTGGCGGCGGTGGAGCTGACGGAATGGATGGGGCATCGAGCGGAAGCGGGAAGGCTGCCGCCGCGGGGGTTCCCGAAGAATAACCGGTTTGGGTGA